The genomic segment CCATCAAAGGCAATCACTTAGAAGTGAATACCGTCTATCAAATGTTTCTGAAGGTCGCTAAGCTGTTAGGAAGAGACAATATCGGCACGCACACGCTGCGAAAGACGTTTGTTTACCACAATTATGAGAAAACCAAAGACGCAGCCAATCTATTGGAAATATTCGTTCACAGCAACGGAAAAATTACGAAACGCTACATTGGGATCAATGAAGATGAAATAAGTGAGACTTTGCTTAATTTTAGGTTAGATTTTTGAATTATTATAATAGTAAGCAACAAGCTTTCTATTTTCCAGCTATATTTTCTCTTGCCACATATAATCCATCATCTAGTTTGTAAAAAATTATAGATTCAGTTTCTTCTTTTGGTAGGTAAATCTCTGTATCTACGTCTAAAAAGTTAGATTCTAAGCTGTTTTTTGGATAACTGTATCGATTTACCTTTTTTTGAACAACATAGACTACGTCAGCGTTTACGGATTTTTTATATGGTTCATGTGTCAAAACATAGCTAATGCCTGACAAATTAACTAAAGTGGGGATTTTTTTCTGTTCCGATTTATTTACAAGAAAAACCACTAACAAAATTAAAATTATTATGAGTATAGATATTCTTTTCTTCATACAACAACCTCCCTCTATTTGTTTTAAATTTTAATATAATGATTAGTAACGCTACCAGTATATTTTGTATCGGTTCGTTGATAGATATTAGCTCCAATATAGTACTTTACTAACCACTTTATCTTATTTTTATTTCCCTAAATAGCTAGTTTAGTTGTTTTATTTTCATTTTTTGAATAAAAGGCTCCAGAGGCTCCTCCTTTTGCTATTCCTATAGATACAGCCCCTTAACCAAAGCTAATACTATATAGTTTCTGCGATATCTTCTGTATCTTTAACTTTATTACTTGAGTAAATAAAGAATATTGAACGCAATAAATAATAGCATCTTTTTCTTCATATAAATTACTTATACTCTATTATGTAAATATTAGACTTTTAATAAAATAATAATTTACATCCTCCTTAACTTGTTACCTTTACTATATTTAATTTTAATTAAAAAGTAACGAACGCATTGGTTTACATAGCAGCAACTATTAGGTGCTGCTATGTAAACCAATGCGTTTTTTTAGTTTTAATAGATAAAATAGATAATTAGATTATGAATTAGTCGATGAGTAGATCAGCTATGGCAGACATCATAATGAAAAAAATAAGTAAAAGAAACGGTTATCTATTTTTAGTCTTACTGTTTTTTGTGTACTAAAAATCTTAATAATTAACATAACTCTCATTTTAAGAAAACCACAAAATGCTATTTTGGAGTCAATGAAAATGAATACAGCGAAATGTTGTTAAATTTTTGATTATGTTTTTAGATTTTAATTCAATTTTTTATACTTTCTATCCACTCTAATTGAGATGTAAAATACTTTTATCAGTATAATTTCAGTATTATAAATACTTTTGATAGTGAAACTTCTAGAAATTCACTAAAGTAAATGAAAGGAGATTATATGAAATATGAAATTAGCAACTAGATTAAAACAAAGAAGAAACACTCTAAAAATGACACAAGAAGAAGTGGCAGAAAAAATACATGTGTCACGGCAAACTATTTCAAATTGGGAAAATGGCCGGAACTTACCTGATATCAATAGTCTTATTTTAATTAGTGAGATCTATGCTATTTCCTTAGATGAATTAATGAAAGGAGATCCTAAAATGGTTAAACAATTAGATAAAAAAATAAAAAAAGGCAAATTTTTTTATTTTTTAGTTGTCGTAATTGCAGTACTTATTTTATTGAATATTTTGCATTTAATCAGTGTTGGATAAATCACTGTGACTATATTATTTTTTGAATAATGACGGTCTTTACAATAGCTATCTTGCTAATTTTATGTAGAGTAACAGTTATAAAAAATAAGCTAAGCAACGTATGATTGTTGCTTAGCTTATTTTTTATATTTGAGTTGTCATACTATACTTAATATAAAAAAAATAACAAAATTATCTATCATTAAAGAAAGTAAATTTTTCACCATAAGATAAACATCTGAAAATCATTATATGATATGGAAAAGTTGTGAGAATACTTCGAGAAAAACGGTCTACCTTTTTTAGGGGAGCTATTGTATCATTCTATATTCGTTTCTGAAGGGATATAGGTACCTAGTCAAGGTATATTAAAAAAATTATAATCTAGTTTCCAAGAAGCCCAAAAAGGTCCTCACTCCTTTTCAAGCGGTTTTCCTACTTGTCTTTTTTTATATATCCAATGACTTATTTTAAATAAACCAATACCAATGATCGTTCCAATTGTATTAAAGATAACATCGTCTATATCTGAAACTCCTGTATAGAATATAAACTGCAGAGATTCTATTAAAACAGATACAGCTATTCCAATTAATAGAGATCTTAAAACAAAGTGGTTTCTTTTCATTAAATAAGCTGCTCCAAAACCCATTGGAATAAACCAAATAATATTCCCATATAAGTTATAGTAATAATCAAATAAAGTTGTTCCTTGAGTTAATTTAGCTGTTTCTACAAATGGGATCCAGTTGATTTCACTTAAAGGGCGCATCACTATGGATACATTATTAATTGAATTTTCTGCACGAAAGACCGTTAAATGAATCAAAAGAAGAATATAAAAAATAAATAGATTTAAAACAACTTCTCTTCGCCATTTTATTGGTTTTTTCTTCTTCTTTTTGAGACCCAGCACTATTCCTCTGCCAATAAGCCAAAAAATAAAATAAAACAAGGTCTGGTCGATGCTATAAAAGATTAATTCTACTAACGGAAAGTGATTGATTGATTCACCAAACTTCGATTCAATTAATTCAAAGAGGGGTTGCAAAAATACCATTAAAAAATCCTCCTCATTTATCCTTGCAAATTATTATACCGCATTCGCTTAAATTTATTTGTTTAAAAAGTCTAAATTTTACTTAATTTTTACTTTTCTTAATCTTTCCTTGGTATAATAGCTATTAGCATGATCAGCATAAGCAGTTATAAGTGAGTAAAATTGACTATACTGTAAATTAATTGTAAAATAATGAATGATGTACTAATATGGACTATTTTCATACAATTGGAAATTTAACTCATTAACTTAAACAAACTGTGGCCATTTATTAAGGAGGATTCAACAGTGACTAACATAAAAAAAATATTACACACGAGAATGGGGTTCTTTTCTCTCGCTGTTATCCTATTTTGGATCAAGACATATATAGGGTATCAATCAGAATTTTCTCTTGGCGTCGAAGGTATCATGCAGCAATTCATCTTATTGATCAATCCAATTGCTACAACAATCATTCTACTTTCTATCGCGCTATACTTTAAAAGTTCCAAAAAAGCCTATATTGCTTTAGTAGTTGTTTATGCTTTAATGTCAATTTTATTCTTTTCAAATATTCTCTATTATAGAGAATTTTCTGATTTTCTTTCTGTCAGCACGATTTTAGGCGCTGGTAATGTTGCTGGTGGATTGGGCGCAAGTACCTTTGCTTTATTGCACACGACAGATTTTCTTTATTTAATCGATATCATTTTATTAATTGCATTATTAGCCTCTAAGAAAGTGATGATCGATAATCGTCCATTCAAGAAACGGTACGCTTTTGCAGCTACGATTGTTGGATTTACACTTTTCGCTGCGAACTTAACGTTAGCAGAAAGTGATCGACCTCAACTGTTGGCTCGTACATTTGACCGTAACTACATTGTTAAATACCTTGGTTTGAATTTCTTTACAGCTTATGATGGCTATCAAACTGCGCAAGCAAATCAAGTAAAAGCAAATGCTGATGAATCTGATATTGAAGGTGTCATAAACTACATTGATGAACACTTTGCTGAAGCGAATCCTGAAATGTTTGGTATTGCTGAAGACCGTAATGTCATTTACTTGCATTTAGAAAGTTTCCAACAATTTTTAATTGACTACCAATTAGAAACTGAAACTGGCGAATCTCTTGAAGTTACACCATTTATCAACAGTATTTACCATGATAATGATACTCAAAGTTTCAGCAACTTCTTCCACCAAGTCGGACAAGGAAAAACTTCAGATTCAGAAATGCTGCTTGAAAATTCCCTATTTGGTTTATCCCAAGGTGGAGCCTTTACACAAGTTGGTGAAAGCAATACGTTCCAATCCGCTTCACAAATTTTAGGCTCTGAAAAGAATTATACAAGTGCTATGTTCCATGGTAATGTTGGATCTTTTTGGAATCGTGATAACACGTATAAATCAATGGGCATAGATTACTTCTTCGATGATGAGTACTACTCTTTCACTGAAGAAAATACATTGGAATATGGAATGAAAGATAAAATATTCTTTAAAGAATCTGTTCAATATTTAGAACAATTGCCTCAACCGTTTTATTCTAAATTTATTACAGTATCTAATCACTTCCCTTACCCATTAGATGAAGCAAATGTGGACTTCCCAGCTGCAACTACTGGTGATAGTACTATTGATAACTATTTTGTAACAGCTCATTATTTAGACCAAGCTATTGAAGAATTCTTTGCTTACCTGAAAGACGCTGGATTATATGATAATTCGATCATTGTTCTTTATGGTGACCATTATGGTATTTCTAATTCTAGAAATGAAACATTAGCTCCTTTATTAGATAAAGATCCTGAAACATGGTCAAGTTATGACAATGCAATGTTACAAAAAGTTCCTTATATGATTCATATTCCAGGAACAGGTAATGGAAAAATCAATACTCAATACGGTGGCCAAGTTGATAGCCTGCCTACTCTTCTCCACTTATTAGGTGTTGAAACAAAAGATAATATCTTACTTGGAACAGATTTATTCTCAGAAAACCATGATCAAACAGTAGCCTTCCGTGATGGAAACTTCGTCAGTCCTAAATATACCGTTGATGGTTCAAGTATCTATGATACCGAGACGGGTGAATTAATAGAAGATCCGGCTGAAGAAGTTCTTGCTGAAGTTGAACAGTTAAGAGAAGATGTCAGCACACAACTAAGTTTATCTGATAGTATTCTAACAAGTGATTTATTACGTTTCTATACTCCAGAAGGAATGATTACGACTGATCCGGCTGATTATGACTACCGTGATCAATTAGCTCGTATGAAAGCTATAAATGAAGGTTCAGGAACAGAAGCTACAAGTATATATAGTCAGAATGGTAACCAGTCTACTGTTGATCTATATAATACAAATGCACCAGAACTACTACAGGATTCTTCTGGTGTAGTTGATGAAACACAACCAGCTGAGACAGAGAATCCAGCAGAAACTGAATTAACTGAATAAAGAGTGACTAAAGAGCTGAGACAATTGTCTCAGCTCTTTTTATGTATCTAAGCTTTTAAATTATGATCGAAATAAATAAAGTATTGAACTAACATATCCTCTTACTAATTGCTTCACATTTTTTTCATATTTACTCGATACAATAAAGAAAATGAACCGTTGAGTTGAAGGGAGAGTTGACCTTGCCAATTGTTAAACGAGCTTATCGCCACTTGCAAAACCATCCTTACTTTTTGATTTCTATGCTTAGTTTCTATTTGCTCTATTTTATTCTTGTTTTTGCCGTTGTTTTGTTGATAAAGCAATTTTCTGACTCTTCCATTCAGTTAACGACCATTGTAAATTCTTTGCAATCCCAGCAACTATCATTAGACATCCAAACCTTTCAACTCTTAGAATCTATTACAAAAAACTATCTAGTAAAATA from the Carnobacterium inhibens subsp. inhibens DSM 13024 genome contains:
- a CDS encoding VanZ family protein, which gives rise to MVFLQPLFELIESKFGESINHFPLVELIFYSIDQTLFYFIFWLIGRGIVLGLKKKKKKPIKWRREVVLNLFIFYILLLIHLTVFRAENSINNVSIVMRPLSEINWIPFVETAKLTQGTTLFDYYYNLYGNIIWFIPMGFGAAYLMKRNHFVLRSLLIGIAVSVLIESLQFIFYTGVSDIDDVIFNTIGTIIGIGLFKISHWIYKKRQVGKPLEKE
- a CDS encoding LTA synthase family protein; its protein translation is MGFFSLAVILFWIKTYIGYQSEFSLGVEGIMQQFILLINPIATTIILLSIALYFKSSKKAYIALVVVYALMSILFFSNILYYREFSDFLSVSTILGAGNVAGGLGASTFALLHTTDFLYLIDIILLIALLASKKVMIDNRPFKKRYAFAATIVGFTLFAANLTLAESDRPQLLARTFDRNYIVKYLGLNFFTAYDGYQTAQANQVKANADESDIEGVINYIDEHFAEANPEMFGIAEDRNVIYLHLESFQQFLIDYQLETETGESLEVTPFINSIYHDNDTQSFSNFFHQVGQGKTSDSEMLLENSLFGLSQGGAFTQVGESNTFQSASQILGSEKNYTSAMFHGNVGSFWNRDNTYKSMGIDYFFDDEYYSFTEENTLEYGMKDKIFFKESVQYLEQLPQPFYSKFITVSNHFPYPLDEANVDFPAATTGDSTIDNYFVTAHYLDQAIEEFFAYLKDAGLYDNSIIVLYGDHYGISNSRNETLAPLLDKDPETWSSYDNAMLQKVPYMIHIPGTGNGKINTQYGGQVDSLPTLLHLLGVETKDNILLGTDLFSENHDQTVAFRDGNFVSPKYTVDGSSIYDTETGELIEDPAEEVLAEVEQLREDVSTQLSLSDSILTSDLLRFYTPEGMITTDPADYDYRDQLARMKAINEGSGTEATSIYSQNGNQSTVDLYNTNAPELLQDSSGVVDETQPAETENPAETELTE
- a CDS encoding helix-turn-helix domain-containing protein, with protein sequence MKLATRLKQRRNTLKMTQEEVAEKIHVSRQTISNWENGRNLPDINSLILISEIYAISLDELMKGDPKMVKQLDKKIKKGKFFYFLVVVIAVLILLNILHLISVG